ACAATCGCCCCTTCAGAATCGAGCGTGAACTGACCATTTCGGCTGTAGCCGATGTTTCCATCAGGCATCAACACTTGGAAGAAACCATCACCTTCGATCATCATATCTAAACTGTTACTCGTGGTTTGTGCATTACCATTTGTATGCACTTTTTGAGTCGCAACCACTTTAGAACCTGCACCAAGCATCAAGCCTGATGGCAATTCGGTATTTTGCGATGACTGACCACCTGGCTGGTTAATGTTTTGATAGAACAAGTCTTCAAACACCGCACGGCTCTTTTTGTAGCCCACAGTCGAGGCGTTCGCCAGGTTATTTGAAATGGTTGAGATATTCGTCTGCTGCGCATCTAAACCAGTTTTACTTACCCATAATGCCGGATGCATAGTTTAGTCCTCTAAATTTGGTTAAGCGGAACGCAGCAGTGAGTCGGACGCCTTGTCCATATCTTCTGCTGTACTCATTAATTTCACTTGCATTTCGAACTGACGTTGCAGATCGATCATGCTGGTCATCTCACCAACGGCGTTGACGTTACTGCCTTCCACAGCACCTGTCATGATTTTGATTGCCGCATCGGCTTCATAAGCCAAGTTAGGATCTTTGGCACGAAACAGGCCATTGGTGTCTTTGTATAAAGCACGATTATCGGTGCTAGTTAGCTTGATACGGTCAATCACTTCCAATGCATCCGCAGGAGCACCTTGCGGGATCACGGAGATCGTGCCATCACGCCCAACTTCAATTTTGCTAAGTGGGATCGGCAAGGTAATCGGCGCACCCGTTTCGCCAAGCACTAAATGACCCGAGCTGTTGGTTAGAAGCCCAGTCTGGTCAATGTGCAAATTACCGTTACGGGTAAGGCCTTCCTTACCGGTTTTATCCATCACTGAAATCCAACCTTGGCCTTCAATCGTGACATCGAGGTCACGGCCAGTGGTAATCACACTGCCTTGGGCAAAGCTTTGCCCCGGTCTTTCAGTCATGCTGAAAACACGTGTTGGCAAACCTTCACCATAAGCTTGCATAGAACGAGCTTGTGCGAGGTCGGCTCTAAAGCCTGTGGTGCTTACGTTAGCTAGGTTGTTTGCCCTAAGTTGCATCGCTTGCATATTTTGCTTAGCGCCGCTCATGGCAAGAAACAGTGAACGATCCATAATGTGCTCCTAAAATCGTGTACAAACAGATAAAAGCAAGGAGCGTGCCAATAAAAACAATTGACGTTATGATATTGAAATATAAGGAAAAGAAGATATGAATGGAAAATACATTGCCGCCCAAAGTAAGAGGCGGCAATGCCAGATGATTAGATTATCGGATTTGCAGGATGTTTTGTTGCAAGCCGTTGTGAACTTCAAGAGAACGAGAGTTCGCTTGGAAGTTACGCTGAGCTGAAATCAAGTCAACAAGCTCTTGAGTCATATCGATGTTCGACTGCTCAAGGGTACCGCTGGTGATAGAACCGTAAGAGCCTTTGTTAGACTCACCCCAAGTTTTCTTACCAGAAAGCTGAGTTGCATCCCACTGAGTACCACCCTTTTTATCTAGACCTTGCTCATTGGCAACGCGCACCAATGCCACACGGCCAAGACTTACCGCTTCACCATTTGAGTAGGTGCCCATGACTGTGCCGTACTCGTCAAAGTCAACTTTAGTCAAGAAGCCTGTGGTTGCACCATCTTCATTGAATCGTACCAATTCAAATGGAGCGGCAAACTGGGTTGCGCCTTGCTGATTCATCAACAGTTGCTGACCAGCATCGGCACCGTTCAGGTCCAGAGGAAACGGGTTGTCAGGACCAGCCAGAGATACCGTTTGCACGTCGTTGCCATTGTTAATGCTATCAAGCGTACCATCGTTATTAAAACGAATCGTATGGCCTACGTGACCAGTTGGCGTCGTTACATCACCACCTTGGATACTTAGCGGTTTTTCGCCGCCACTATCTGTCATGGTGTAGTAAGTGTGCCAAGTGTTTGGCTGAGTGGCATCTTTCATGTAGTAGG
This portion of the Vibrio sp. SCSIO 43136 genome encodes:
- a CDS encoding flagellar basal body rod protein FlgF codes for the protein MDRSLFLAMSGAKQNMQAMQLRANNLANVSTTGFRADLAQARSMQAYGEGLPTRVFSMTERPGQSFAQGSVITTGRDLDVTIEGQGWISVMDKTGKEGLTRNGNLHIDQTGLLTNSSGHLVLGETGAPITLPIPLSKIEVGRDGTISVIPQGAPADALEVIDRIKLTSTDNRALYKDTNGLFRAKDPNLAYEADAAIKIMTGAVEGSNVNAVGEMTSMIDLQRQFEMQVKLMSTAEDMDKASDSLLRSA
- the flgE gene encoding flagellar hook protein FlgE produces the protein MSYIALSGLASAQLDLNTTSNNIANANTFGFKESRAEFGDVYSNSLFTNAKTAVGGGAQASKVAQQFHEGSSIYTNNPMDLRISGTGFFAVAKDRLQPQQNEMTRNGAFHLNKDNYMVTSNEEYLLGYRVNPENGEVASYEPEPLNVPAEYGRPKPTENVEMAVNLPADGELKDPLQFDITDPTTYNRSTSSTVYDSMGQSYKMTTYYMKDATQPNTWHTYYTMTDSGGEKPLSIQGGDVTTPTGHVGHTIRFNNDGTLDSINNGNDVQTVSLAGPDNPFPLDLNGADAGQQLLMNQQGATQFAAPFELVRFNEDGATTGFLTKVDFDEYGTVMGTYSNGEAVSLGRVALVRVANEQGLDKKGGTQWDATQLSGKKTWGESNKGSYGSITSGTLEQSNIDMTQELVDLISAQRNFQANSRSLEVHNGLQQNILQIR